CGGTCCTCGCCGGCCACAAACGCTCGGGCAGCGTCCTCATCGAGGTGGATGACGTTCTGGCTGGCGTGCTCGCCGAACCGCTGGACAGCCTCCAGCGTCGGCTTCCAGTGTTCTTGGCGCGTCCGGAGGAACGTCATTCCTAGGCCCTCGATGTCAACTGGCGATGGCGGGCTGCCCTGATACAGCCACAGTTTGCCAGCGCCGCGTTCCCAGAAGGTGTACCCCTCGAAGGTCTCCGGCGGGACACCGAAGCGTTCGGCCCAGAAATCGAGGACTTCCGCACGGGTCGCTCGTTCGGGGTCTTCGCGCTCGTCGTCCGTTTCGGGGAGCCGCGTGAACTCCGTGCTCTGGTCACTCATTTTGCGGGGACCTCCAGTTTCGCACAGAAGAACCCGCCCGTGTCGTTGTGGTGCGGGTAGATGCGCTTGGCGTTGGTCACGCTCGGGTCGTAGGTCTCGTCTCGCCACTCGGTGATACCGGGCGCGTGGTTGAGCGGCAGGTCGTAGTCCACGATTTCACACGCCGCCTCGTCGAGCACGTAGTCCAGTACGGCTTCGTTCTCCTCCGGGGCGAACGTGCAGGTGGAGTACACGACAGTGCCGCCGGGCTCGGTCACTTCGACGGCCCGCTTGAGGATGCCTTTCTGCACGCCCGAGATCCCTTCGACGTGAGAGAGCGTCCAGTCCTCCAGCGTATCCGGGTTCTTGCGGATGGTCCCCTCACAGGAACAGGGGACATCGACGAGCGCGCGGTCGTACCCCTCACCGCCGAAGGGCTTGAGCGAGTGATTGCGGCCGTCCTCGTGAGTGACGGCGACCGTCGTTGCGCCCAACCGCTCGGTGTTAGTCCGCAGCGCCGAGATACGCCCGAGGTTGTTGTCCGTCGCGACGACCTCGCCAGTATCGTCCATCAGCGCGGCGAGCTGGGTCGTCTTGCTGCCCGGTGCTGCACAGGCGTCCCAGACTCGCTCGCCGGGCTGTGGATCGAGTACGGTCGCCGGAATAACCGAGACCTCTTCCTGACCGTGAATCCAGCCGTGGAAGTACGGCCAGTTCGCGCCGGGAGAGTCTTCGGGCAGGACAAACAGGCCGTCGTGCCAGTCGACAGGGTCGTAGGCGATGTCCGCCTCCGCAAGCGCCGTCCGGACCCGCTGAACGGTGGCTTTGATGGTATTGACCCGCACAGCCGACGGCAGCGGGCGTTCACACGCGTCGATGAACGCCTCGTAGTCGTCGATGATGGGCCGGTAGCGGTCGAGTGGTTCCATTATCCGGCGTTCGCTGGCGGTCGGTTTGTGGGTTTCGAACAGCACCGGCCCATGGCTTTCAAGCCGCCGGCGGCCGATACCTGAGGTATGGCACACATACAGGTCCACCGCGACGACATTTCTCTCGATTCGCCAACACTGGTCGAGGGGCTACCGGGCGTCGGACTCGTCGGCAAGATAGCTGCAGACCATCTTGTCGACGTCTACGACATGGAGTACTACGCGTCGGCCCACTGCGAGGGACTGCCAGAAATCGCCGTGTACGGAACGGACGACCCGGAGGTTCGCCCACCGGTCCGGCTGTACGCGGACGAAGAGCGTGATCTGCTCGTCCTCCAGAGTGATGCGCCAATTTCACCCTCCGGCGCAAAAGAGTTCGCCGGCTGTATGGTCAGCTGGTTCGAGGCCAACGACGCGACGCCCATCTACCTCAGCGGTCGCCCTGCCGAGAAAGACGGCGTTCCGAACGTGTACGGCGTCTCGACCGGCGACGGGGCGGCAATGCTGACGGACGCGAACGTGGACCCGCCCTCGGAAAACGGCGCGATCACCGGGCCGACCGGCGCGCTGATCCACGAATCACAGCGGGTCGGGCTGACGGGCATCGGACTCATCGTCGAAGCCGACCAGCGATTCCCCGACCCGGAAGCGGCTCGAGCCCTTCTGCAGACGGCAATCAGCCCGTTGGCCGACTTCGAGGTCGACACTGAGGCGCTGGTCGAGCAAGCCGAAGAAATCGGCCGAGCAAAAGCACAGCTCGCACGGCAACTCCAAGAGAATCAGGAGGAGAGCACGAGCGCACAGCCGCTCGGGATGTATCAGTAATGACGGACGCAGACGACATCCTTCGTGGGTTACTGGTCGTAATCGTCGGCATCGTCGCGGCAATAGCGGCGTGGTACCTGTTCGTTGCGGTCCCGAACAGCTTGGCGGAACTGCTTGGCATCCTGTTACTGCTGGCCGTCGTCGTCGGTGCGGTACGTATCGGTGGCAACATCGCCGGGTCGCTGCTGCCGGCACACAACGTCGCGGAGGTCGCCGTCGAAGGACCGATCAGTCGAGACGGCGGGGGCGGCATCACCAGTCCGCCAGTCGGTGCATCGGCCGACAACATCGTTGAACAGATCGAACGGGCCGATAGCGACCGCGGCTCGGAAGCACTCATGCTGAAGCTGAACACGCCGGGGGGCGAAATCGTTCCCAGCGAGGATATCCGCATCGCCGCCGAGCAGTTCGACGGCCCGACCATCGCCTACGCGACGGACGTCTGTGCCAGCGGCGGCTACGACATCGCCGCCGGCTGTGACGAACTGTGGGCGCGTGAGGGCTCTATCGTCGGCTCTATCGGCGTCGTCGGCTCCCGGGTCAACGCCAAGGAGCTGGCCGACCGGCTCGGCCTCTCCTACGAGCAATTCACCGCCGGCGAGTACAAGGACGCCGGCGTCCCGCTGAAGGAAATGACCGAGGACGAGCGCGAGTACCTCCAGGGCATCGTCGACGACTACTACGACCAGTTCGTCGACACCGTGGCCGAAGGCCGCGAGATGGACGCCGAGACGCTCAAGGATACTGAAGCGCGAATCTTCCTCGGTGACGAGGCGGAAGAACGCGGGCTCGTCGACCGGCTCGGAACGCGGGACGACGTTGAGGCAAGTCTGGAGCAACGGCTGGGTGAGGCTGTGACAATCAAGGAGTACGAGCCTGAACGCGGACTGACGAACAAGCTCCGCGGGGGCGCACAGCAGGTCGCGTTCGCGCTGGGTGCGGGCATCGCTGGCGTCGCCGATGGCGACATTGAGGGCCTCTCCTTCCGGCGATAGCTCGGGAGGTTTTTTATTCGGGGACCGCCTTCGCGGTAGTGTGACCACGCTGGTGGTGTGTATCGACAGGGACAGTCCGGCCGCAGCGACGTGTCCCGTCGTCGGCCGCGACGCCGTCGAGGCCCTCATCACGCAGACGGGAGTCGTTGACCCGGAAGACAGCCGGGTCAACTGCCTGCTCGAAGGGCTCGCAGTCGCGGACGAACTCGAAGCTGAGGGGTCCTCGCCGGTGCTTGCCGTCGTCGGTGGCGGGAGCGACAGCGTCGGCTCGGACCGGGAGATCGCCAGCCAGATCGACAATCTAGTCGCCGAGCACGACCCCGATTCCGCGGTCGTCGTCGTCGACAGCGCCGACGACGAGCGGCTGGTCCCCATCATCGAGAGCCGCGTTCAGGTCGACGCCGTCGACCGCGTCGTCGTCCGCCAAGCTCGTGACATCGAATCGACATACTACCTGCTCAAGCAGTTCTTGGCCGACGAGGAACTGCGCAAGACAGTGCTAGTTCCTGTCGGGATCATCATGCTCGCGTTCCCGCTGTTGCTCGTCGTCACCAGCCCGACCATCGCTGTCGGCGCTATCGCGGCCGCTATCGGCGTGTTCCTCATCTACAAGGGGCTCGGTATCGACACGTACCTTTCGCGACTCCCCGGCCAGACCCGCGAAGCCCTGTATTCGGGGCAGGTGTCGCTCGTGACCTACGTCGTCGCCGGTGGCCTCTCGCTCGTCGGTATCTTCGCCGGCGTTTTGGGCGTTTCTGCGGTCGGCGATATCAGTCCCTTCCTGCTTGCGAACCGCTTTGCTTTCGCGTCCGTCCCGTGGCTGACCGGCGCGGCGCTGGCCGCCTCGCTCGGTCGTCTACTGGACGAACTCATCCAGCAAGAAGGGGTCCGGGGCGCGTACGTGAACCTTCCCTTCGGTGCGGTCGCCGTCGGCCTCGTCGTTCGTGGCTTTTCTGCGTACTTCCTCGAACGCGGCGGCGTGTTCGAGCCGTTTCAGGTGCCGGAGACGAACCTCAGTATCGTCCAAGTGCAGGGCTTCACGCTGGAGGCCGGGACCCGCCTCGCGCTGTTCATCCTCGCAGGGATCCTCATCAGCCTCATCGGCGTCCGGGTAGCGACCTATGTCAGCCACACCGATATCGAAGACGAACTGGTAGAATAGACAGCGATTTACGCCGTCGATGGCTACCGGCGGCTATGACTGACGGTGCGTGGGTTTCGCTGTTCTCCGGCGGCAAAGACTCTTCGTGGGCGCTGTACCGGGCACTGGAACGAGGCCACCCTGTCGAACACTTGGTGACGGTCCACCCGGAGGGCGACTCATATATGTACCACGTTCCGGCGACTCGACTGGCTCGACTGGCCGCCGAGAGCATCGGTATTCCACTAGTCGAAGTCGAGCCCGACGATTTCGAGGCCGATGACGTGCTTGATTCCGGCGCACAGGGCGACACCGAACTCGAACCGCTTGAGGCCGCGCTCCGCGACCTCGACGCCGAACTAGACGGCGGCATCACCGGCGTCACTGCCGGCGCGGTCGAAAGCGAGTACCAGACGACTCGCATCGAATCGATGGCCGACCGCCTTGAAGCGAACGTGTTCGCGCCCCTGTGGCAGGAGAACCCACGCGACCTCGCCGACGCGATGCTCGACGCTGGCTTCGAGATACGGATTATCCGGGTGGCCGCGTACGGACTCGACGAGTCGTGGCTGGGCCGGACGCTCGATGCCGACGCGCTCGACGAACTGGAAGCGCTCAACGAGGAGTACGGCGTCCACATCCTCGGAGAGGGCGGCGAGTTCGAGACGCTCGTCACCGACGGGCCACACATGGACCGCCGGATCGAACTGGAGTACGAGACGGAGTGGGACGGCAGCCGTGGAACGGTGCAGGTCGAGGACGCATGGCTGGCGTAATCAGGAGAGACAAAACGGCTAAGC
The Haloarcula sp. CBA1129 genome window above contains:
- a CDS encoding RsmB/NOP family class I SAM-dependent RNA methyltransferase; this translates as MEPLDRYRPIIDDYEAFIDACERPLPSAVRVNTIKATVQRVRTALAEADIAYDPVDWHDGLFVLPEDSPGANWPYFHGWIHGQEEVSVIPATVLDPQPGERVWDACAAPGSKTTQLAALMDDTGEVVATDNNLGRISALRTNTERLGATTVAVTHEDGRNHSLKPFGGEGYDRALVDVPCSCEGTIRKNPDTLEDWTLSHVEGISGVQKGILKRAVEVTEPGGTVVYSTCTFAPEENEAVLDYVLDEAACEIVDYDLPLNHAPGITEWRDETYDPSVTNAKRIYPHHNDTGGFFCAKLEVPAK
- a CDS encoding proteasome assembly chaperone family protein, translated to MAHIQVHRDDISLDSPTLVEGLPGVGLVGKIAADHLVDVYDMEYYASAHCEGLPEIAVYGTDDPEVRPPVRLYADEERDLLVLQSDAPISPSGAKEFAGCMVSWFEANDATPIYLSGRPAEKDGVPNVYGVSTGDGAAMLTDANVDPPSENGAITGPTGALIHESQRVGLTGIGLIVEADQRFPDPEAARALLQTAISPLADFEVDTEALVEQAEEIGRAKAQLARQLQENQEESTSAQPLGMYQ
- the sppA gene encoding signal peptide peptidase SppA — encoded protein: MTDADDILRGLLVVIVGIVAAIAAWYLFVAVPNSLAELLGILLLLAVVVGAVRIGGNIAGSLLPAHNVAEVAVEGPISRDGGGGITSPPVGASADNIVEQIERADSDRGSEALMLKLNTPGGEIVPSEDIRIAAEQFDGPTIAYATDVCASGGYDIAAGCDELWAREGSIVGSIGVVGSRVNAKELADRLGLSYEQFTAGEYKDAGVPLKEMTEDEREYLQGIVDDYYDQFVDTVAEGREMDAETLKDTEARIFLGDEAEERGLVDRLGTRDDVEASLEQRLGEAVTIKEYEPERGLTNKLRGGAQQVAFALGAGIAGVADGDIEGLSFRR
- a CDS encoding DUF373 family protein, giving the protein MTTLVVCIDRDSPAAATCPVVGRDAVEALITQTGVVDPEDSRVNCLLEGLAVADELEAEGSSPVLAVVGGGSDSVGSDREIASQIDNLVAEHDPDSAVVVVDSADDERLVPIIESRVQVDAVDRVVVRQARDIESTYYLLKQFLADEELRKTVLVPVGIIMLAFPLLLVVTSPTIAVGAIAAAIGVFLIYKGLGIDTYLSRLPGQTREALYSGQVSLVTYVVAGGLSLVGIFAGVLGVSAVGDISPFLLANRFAFASVPWLTGAALAASLGRLLDELIQQEGVRGAYVNLPFGAVAVGLVVRGFSAYFLERGGVFEPFQVPETNLSIVQVQGFTLEAGTRLALFILAGILISLIGVRVATYVSHTDIEDELVE
- a CDS encoding diphthine--ammonia ligase translates to MTDGAWVSLFSGGKDSSWALYRALERGHPVEHLVTVHPEGDSYMYHVPATRLARLAAESIGIPLVEVEPDDFEADDVLDSGAQGDTELEPLEAALRDLDAELDGGITGVTAGAVESEYQTTRIESMADRLEANVFAPLWQENPRDLADAMLDAGFEIRIIRVAAYGLDESWLGRTLDADALDELEALNEEYGVHILGEGGEFETLVTDGPHMDRRIELEYETEWDGSRGTVQVEDAWLA